The sequence TTTCCTCTTCAGATAAACAGTAATAAAGTGAAATAATGATAATTAATTACAAAAATTTTTTTAAAAACAATCAAATAGAATTATTCTCATAAAGGATAGTTGAAAAAATATAAATAATTTTTATAAAGTGTAATTATCGTTTTAGAGGATATTAGAATAATCAGTTATTTTTATTAGTTTTTTATAGCTTTTTATTCATATATTGAACGGTATAATAGATAATAAATATGTTTTTTAATCTAAATTCAATTATATAATAAAATGTTATTTTTTGAATAACATTTTATATTTGCTTATATTATAGTCAGTAGCTATCGCTCAAAACTCTTATTTGATTTTCATGATTTTTTATTCACTTATTTATTGTTAACTTTAGGTTATTTTTACTATTTTATTTATATCCAGTGACGTTAAAGAATAAAACATAGTTTAATTTTGTAAATTATATGTTTAATTATGACTGGTCTGATGACAGACCAGATTATGAGATAGAATAAGTTTTATTCGCTGTTATATAATAGAAATCAAATAATAATATATGGTATTGGCTAGTCAATAAATGGGAAATGAATAACAAGTAAAGTTTATGTATGTTTTATTAATAATCAATATTTGTCAGGCTTAATTAAAAATATGAATATTTATCGATAAGTATCTTACTTATAAAAGTCGCTCTTAAGACTTGATAAACGCAACCGAATAATATCATTATAAATCAATTAATTAAAATGGATATTATTGACTGCTATAGAAAAAAAAAGCCTATCATGGGCTGACAGGCAAAGACTACACACAGCAATATTCGATAGGTTTTATCATTTTTATATTGCATAATGACGCTAAAAATAATTGAAACCAATAATTCATAAAGAGGTTAATCTATAAGCATTAGATTAAGATAACTCTAAGGTTTAATCACTAAGAATTATCTCAATAAAAATTTTACTTTCAAGTATAATTATATAAGATTATTATTTAATCATACTAATGTTAAAATTAATCGAATTTAATTACGCTCTATTTATCGATATTTTGGCAAATTTTTAGCGGAGCAATTTTTAAATAATTTAACTATAATGATTAACAAGTATATTAATTAAGTCAATCTTTTTTATTTAAGGATCTTTCTTATATAAATTAGATTTGTTTAAATTGTTTAATAATTTAGTTGGTCTCGCGACCTCATTTATCCAGGCGGTTAGTAAATTATGTGAGACAGCTAAAACTACCGGGCCAATAAAAAGACCAATCACACCGAATGATAAAATTCCACCAATAACGCCAATTAAGATCAGGATCATTGATAAATTTGCCCCCATCTTTATTAAGATTGGACGTAGTACACCATCCATTGTTGCGACAATTATGCTCCATACAATCATAATAATGGCCCAGCTGGTGTCGCCTGACCAGAATAACCATATTATGGAGGGTACCATAATCAATAAAGGACCAAGTTGGGCAACACAACATACAAAGATAAGAATTGTTAATATTGCGGCGTAAGGAATATCTGCTAAAGCTAAACCAATACCACTGGTAATCGCCTGGATTAATGCGGTTACAACGACACCTAACGCAACGGCACGAATTGATTGACCTGCAAGCACAATAGCGGTATCACCTCGTGTACCTGCCAGGCGAATAGCAAAATGTCGGATATTTAATATCACACTTTCCCCTTTTAGATAGAGTAATGCACTAAATAGTAACATTACGATAAGATGGAACATAAAGCGCCCGGCATTAATGGCTTGGGCTAAGAACCAACTGGTTGCTTCTCCAACATACGGTTGTAGTTTAGCAATTAATGTATTACCGCCATTAGCGACTAAGGTATGCCAACCATAAAAGAGTTTATTACCAATCAAGGGGAGATTTTTTAACCACAATAATTCAGGTAATCTTATTTCAGTTGGCGACTTGGCCCATTCAATTAGTGGAGCACTATTTTGTATAATGCTGCCAATTAATATTGCAAAAGGAATAACGAACAATAAGATTACTATTAGTGTCATGGCTATACTGGCTAGCCATTTTTTATGCCATAGTTTGCTTTCAATTTTTTTAAATAATGGCCAGGTTGCAATAACCACCATGCCTGCCCAGAGAAAACCAAGTATGAACGGTTTTAATACCCAAAAACATGCTGTTATCATTAATAAAATAGCAATTATACTAAAAATAAATTTGGGTAAATCATTAGGGGATTGCGTTTTTTCCATATATTAGCCTGATTATAAAAAATGACGGGTAGATATTATCGTTTATCTATTACATGATTAATCATGTTTTTGTAACTAATAAAAGCAGGGTGATAATGAAAACTGTATTGTTTACAAAATGTTAATTGCTAAATTTTATCTGGTATGTACTCTCAATCAAAGATAGTACATAAAATGCAAAGTGAACACTAATTAAAAAGAGTTACTACTATTATGATCCCACGTATAGGACGCGCTCATCAAATCAGTCAACAGGTAAACAAGTATGTAACTATATTAAAAGAAAAAGGTTTTAGCGGTGATTTAACGACCAGTTATGCTGAACGTTTATCTATGGCAACAGATAATAGTATCTATCAGCTCCTTCCTCAAGCGGTTGTCTATCCACGTTCGACTAGCGATGTTCAACTATTGGCAAAACTCGCCAGTGATAAACAATTTCAGTCATTAAGCTTTACCCCTCGAGGAGGAGGAACTGGCACCAATGGCCAGGCTTTGACTGAGGGTATTGTGGTTGATATGTCGCGCTATATGCAAAAAATTTTGCAAATTGATATTGCCCAAAAATGGGTTAGGGTTGAAGCGGGCGTGATAAAAGATCAGCTTAATCAATTTTTGGCACCTTACGGTTATTTTTTTCACCTGAATTATCAACCAGTAACCGAGCTACTTTGGGTGGCATGATCAATACTGATGCATCAGGTCAAGGTTCATTAGTTTATGGTAAAACATCGGATCATGTACTGAGTGTTAAAGCGGTGTTACTTAGTGGCGAGGTATTAGAAACCGGTCCAATGCCAGTCGAGTCGGCGGAGCGTATTTCACAGCAGCAATCTACTATTGGCCGCATATATCGCACTGTTTATCAACATTGTCGTCAGCAGCGACAGCTAATTCTAGCTAAATTTCCGCGCTTAAATCGTTTTTTAACCGGTTATGATTTGCGCCATGTGTTTGACGATAATATGACTCAATTTGATTTAACCCGAATCTTAACCGGCTCTGAAGGAACGCTGGCTTTCATTACTGAAGCCAAGCTAAATATTACCCCATTACCTAAAGTAAGACGATTAGTTAATATAAAGTATGACTCATTTGATTCAGCATTACGTAATGCACCGTTTATGCTGGCAGCCAAAGCATTATCAGTAGAGACGGTGGATGCTAAAATTCTCTCTTTAGCGCGTCAAGATATTATCTGGCATTCAGTGAGTAAATTAGTTAACGATGACGATGCAAAAAAATTATCTGCATTAAATATCGTTGAATTTAGTGGGGATAACGAAGAAAAAATTAATCAGCATTTAACCAACTTGTGCACACAATTGGATAAGCTAATTCTAGCAGGTAATTCTGGCATCCTTGGTTATCAAATATGTCATCAATTAGCAGATATTGAACGTATCTATACGATGAGAAAAAAAGCGGTTGGTCTGTTGGCTAATACTAAAGGATTAGCAAAACCAATACCCTTCGTAGAAGATACGTGCGTGCCACCGGAGCATTTAGCCGATTATATTACAGAATTTCGTGCATTGCTTGATCACAATAATTTAGCTTATGGCATGTTTGGTCATGTTGATGCAGGCGTACTGCATGTTCGCCCGGTAATGGATATGTGTGATCCTCAGCAAGAAGTATTAATGAAGCAAATTTCAGATCAAATTGCTCAACTTACGCTTAAATATGGCGGCTTATTATGGGGCGAACACGGTAAAGGTTTTCGCTCCAGTTACGGCGCCCAATTTTTTGGCGACCAGCTTTATCAAATACTCTGTCAAATTAAAACCGCATTTGATCCATTGAATCAATTAAATCCAGGCAAAATATGTTCATCGCTTAATGTAGCTCTTCCTTTAAAGCCGATCGATGCCGTGAAAAGAGGAACTTATGATCGCATTATCCCAATTAATATAAGGCAAACTTTTGAATCTGTTATGGCTTGTAATGGCAATGGTTTATGTTTTAATTTTGACGTTAATAGTCCAATGTGCCCTTCGATGAAAATATCACAACAACGCATTCATTCACCTAAAGGAAGGGCAACTTTAATGCGAGAGTGGTTAAGACTACAGGTTAAACAAGGAGTAAATCTAAAGTTATTTAGTGAGGATATGAATAATTATAAACTGCCTTGGCCACAAAAAATAACACGCCTATACCACACTTTGCGTGCTAAGTGTGGACAATATGATTTTTCCCATGAAGTAAAAGAGGCGATGGCGGGTTGCTTAGCTTGTAAAGCGTGTTCAACTCAATGCCCAGTTAAAATTGATGTTCCCACTTTTAGGGCAAAATTTTTAGCGCTCTATTATAGCCGTTATTTGCGACCAATCAGTGACAATATTGTAGCTAATATTGAATTAACTTTACCATTAATGGCAAAGCGACCACGCTGGTTTAATTTTATATTGCAGCAAAGGTGGATACAAATTCTGAGTCACAAGGTAATTGGATTAACAGATCTTCCCCAGCTTTCTACGCCCAGCTTACAACAACAATTGGTTAAGCATGCAGCCTTATCCCTGTCATTGCAACAATTAGAAAGTTTACCACAAAAGGCGCGTAGCCAATTTGTTTTTATCGTCCAAGATCCATTTACCAGCTATTATGATGCTAAGGTTGTTGCTGATTTTATCTATTTAATTGAAAGACTAGGTTATCGACCAATATTATTGCCATTTTCTACTAATGGAAAAGCATTACATATCAAGGGATATTTAAGTCGTTTTGCCAAAACAGCACAAAAGACAGCGGATTTTCTTAATCGCTTAGCTAAATTATCAATTCCTATGGTCGGTATTGATCCAGCTTTAGTGCTCTGTTATCGCGATGAATATAGCCAGATCCTCGGTAATAAACGTGGGGATTTCGAGGTTAAACTAGTCAATGAGTGGCTAATAACAGCGTTAGCATCAAAAGTAGTATCGAAGTTAACAACTGAAAAATGGTATTTATTGGGTCACTGTACCGAAATATCATTGCTCGCTGATAGTGTTCAGCAATGGATTAAAATTTTTGCTCAGTTTGGCTGTCAACTTATCAATGTAAATGTTGGCTGTTGTGGCATGGCAGGAACCTATGGTCATGAAGTTAAACATTTGACAAATTCAAAGGGAATTTATGCCTTATCTTGGGGAAATCGATTACAAAAATTACCCAAAAAACGTTGTTTAGCGACCGGTTATTCCTGCCGTAGCCAGGTAAAACGAATGAAAATGAAACCATAAAACATCCATTACAAGCATTATTGGAGATCATTAAATGATTTGGCAACGTTTTTATAGCCTTGAAGAAATTAATAGTTGGAATAATAACAGCATGTTATCCCATTTAGGAATTGTTATGTTAAGTATCAATGATGATAGCATTGAAGCAACAATGCCGGTTGA is a genomic window of Arsenophonus apicola containing:
- the ydiK gene encoding AI-2E family transporter YdiK, which gives rise to MEKTQSPNDLPKFIFSIIAILLMITACFWVLKPFILGFLWAGMVVIATWPLFKKIESKLWHKKWLASIAMTLIVILLFVIPFAILIGSIIQNSAPLIEWAKSPTEIRLPELLWLKNLPLIGNKLFYGWHTLVANGGNTLIAKLQPYVGEATSWFLAQAINAGRFMFHLIVMLLFSALLYLKGESVILNIRHFAIRLAGTRGDTAIVLAGQSIRAVALGVVVTALIQAITSGIGLALADIPYAAILTILIFVCCVAQLGPLLIMVPSIIWLFWSGDTSWAIIMIVWSIIVATMDGVLRPILIKMGANLSMILILIGVIGGILSFGVIGLFIGPVVLAVSHNLLTAWINEVARPTKLLNNLNKSNLYKKDP